One Marinitoga litoralis DNA window includes the following coding sequences:
- a CDS encoding carbohydrate ABC transporter permease, giving the protein MKMKTKKAFFGYLFFSPWIIGFIFFTAYPFFYSLYLSFFNVRFKSTGIESTFVGLKHYIYAFRGDVNFPLALTDTLINIILSVPLILIFSLIIAILLNSQIKARAFFRLLYFLPVVIISGPVVSELVSNNAARIVDPGKYFIYKFFTTLPDRISFPFLYMFDNLVLILWFSGVQIIFFLAGLQKINSSVYEAAKIDGANSWIIFWKITLPLIRPFILVNAIYTIMELASFANNSINGVITMHMFDIDKPYSYSSALSWIYFISIAIIIAITYLLLKERRRV; this is encoded by the coding sequence ATGAAAATGAAAACTAAAAAAGCTTTTTTTGGATATTTGTTTTTTTCACCTTGGATTATTGGATTCATATTTTTTACAGCCTATCCATTCTTTTATTCACTATATTTAAGTTTTTTCAATGTCAGATTTAAATCCACAGGAATTGAATCAACTTTTGTTGGTTTAAAACATTATATTTATGCTTTTAGAGGGGATGTAAATTTTCCATTAGCTCTAACTGATACATTGATAAATATTATATTATCAGTCCCTCTAATATTGATTTTTTCATTAATTATAGCAATACTCTTAAATTCACAAATCAAAGCACGAGCTTTTTTTAGATTATTATATTTCTTACCAGTTGTAATTATTAGTGGTCCTGTAGTTTCAGAATTAGTTTCAAATAATGCAGCAAGAATTGTAGATCCTGGAAAATATTTTATTTACAAATTTTTTACTACATTACCAGATAGAATTAGTTTCCCTTTTTTATACATGTTTGATAATTTAGTATTGATACTATGGTTCTCTGGTGTTCAAATAATATTCTTTTTAGCTGGATTGCAAAAAATAAATTCTAGCGTATATGAAGCTGCTAAAATAGATGGAGCTAATTCTTGGATTATTTTCTGGAAAATTACATTACCTTTGATCAGACCATTTATACTTGTAAATGCTATATATACTATAATGGAATTAGCTTCGTTTGCTAATAATTCTATTAATGGTGTTATAACAATGCATATGTTTGATATTGATAAACCATATTCATATTCATCAGCATTATCCTGGATATACTTTATTTCAATTGCTATTATTATTGCAATCACATATCTTTTATTAAAAGAGAGGCGCAGAGTATGA